One part of the Anopheles coustani chromosome 2, idAnoCousDA_361_x.2, whole genome shotgun sequence genome encodes these proteins:
- the LOC131263118 gene encoding translation factor GUF1 homolog, mitochondrial yields the protein MVLTSYSPIRTLCRVPIRWMLSSFRHNKIHNSASHLAEEIEYDEIPVSRIRNFSIIAHVDHGKSTLADRLLEITGTIAKHAGNKQVLDSLQVEKERGITVKAQTASIIYKRAGENYLLNLIDTPGHVDFSNEVSRSLAACNGVILLVDANQGVQAQTVANYHLARSKNLVIVPVLNKIDLKNARPEAVCNELLTLFDIDPEEVLKVSAKLGTGCDEVLSSIIDRLPPPVANRNAPFRALIFDSWFDKYRGALNLIYVKDGEVCTGQEIVLCHTGRAYEVKSLALLRPDERKVDRLVAGQVGLLGCNMRTSKESQIGDTVYLKRDKSCVPLPGFKPQQPMVFAGVYPPDQTQHPVLKGAIEKLVLNDSAVTVMPDSSPALGQGWRLGFLGLLHLDVFSQRLQQEYDAEPVLTAPSVTYKIKLKGTKAIAAHGGNETVFISNPALLPDPTFVEEYHEPYVLGTIIAPTECVGAIIGLCVERRAVQKTSLNIDNERIMTTYLMPLNEIVLDFHDQLKSLSSGYASFDYEDYGYVETSIVRMDVLLNGQLVEELCTITHSSKAQNHARELVLKLKELIPRQMVQIAIQAVVGGKILARETIKAYRKDVTAKLYGGDVTRRMKLLKQQSDGKKKMRSIANINVPRDTFIKVLKR from the exons atggttttaacaaGTTACTCACCGATCCGAACACTGTGTAGAGTCCCGATACG ATGGATGTTGAGCAGCTTTCGACACAACAAAATTCACAACTCCGCCAGTCATTTAGCAGAAGAGATCGAGTACGATGAAATTCCGGTTAGTCGAATACGTAACTTCAGTATAATTGCACACGTGGATCATGGCAAGAGTACCCTCGCCGATCGATTACTAGAGATTACCGGTACCATCGCCAAACATGCCGGCAACAAGCAGGTGCTGGACAGCTTGCAGGTCGAAAAGGAACGTGGCATCACGGTGAAGGCGCAGACCGCCTCCATCATCTACAAACGTGCGGGAGAGAATTATTTGCTTAATCTTATCGACACACCCGGTCATGTGGACTTCTCGAACGAGGTATCCCGCTCGTTGGCCGCCTGCAACGGCGTTATACTGCTGGTGGACGCAAACCAGGGCGTCCAGGCGCAGACAGTCGCCAACTACCATCTGGCCCGGTCGAAGAACCTCGTCATTGTGCCGGTCCTGAACAAGATTGACCTCAAAAATGCTCGTCCGGAAGCGGTATGTAACGAACTGCTCACCCTGTTCGACATCGATCCCGAGGAAGTGCTAAAGGTTTCGGCCAAGTTGGGTACTGGTTGCGACGAAGTACTGAGCAGTATCATCGATCGTCTTCCACCGCCGGTTGCCAACCGGAATGCACCATTCCGAGCGCTTATCTTTGATAGTTGGTTCGACAAGTACAGGGGTGCGCTTAATTTGATCTACGTGAAAGACGGGGAGGTGTGTACCGGCCAGGAGATAGTTCTATGCCACACGGGTCGCGCGTATGAGGTGAAAAGTTTGGCCCTCCTTCGACCGGATGAACGCAAAGTGGACCGTTTGGTGGCGGGACAGGTTGGGCTTCTCGGGTGCAACATGCGCACGAGCAAGGAGTCACAGATCGGCGACACAGTGTACCTCAAACGGGACAAAAGTTGTGTCCCACTGCCGGGTTTCAAACCCCAACAGCCAATGGTGTTTGCTGGTGTGTATCCACCGGATCAAACCCAGCATCCGGTGCTGAAGGGAGCGATAGAAAAGCTGGTGCTCAATGATTCCGCCGTCACCGTAATGCCGGATTCTAGTCCCGCGCTCGGACAAGGCTGGCGGCTGGGGTTCCTTGGACTGCTCCATCTGGATGTTTTCAGTCAGCGACTTCAGCAGGAGTACGATGCTGAACCGGTCCTTACGGCACCCTCGGTTACGTACAAGATCAAACTGAAGGGTACCAAGGCTATCGCGGCACACGGTGGCAACGAAACGGTGTTCATCAGCAACCCGGCACTCCTGCCCGACCCGACGTTCGTGGAAGAGTACCACGAGCCGTACGTCCTCGGCACAATCATTGCTCCGACGGAGTGTGTCGGGGCGATCATTGGCTTGTGCGTGGAACGACGCGCCGTCCAGAAGACATCCCTTAACATCGACAACGAGCGCATCATGACCACGTACCTCATGCCGTTGAACGAGATTGTGCTGGATTTTCACGATCAGCTGAAATCGCTCAGCTCCGGTTACGCCAGTTTCGACTACGAGGATTACGGGTACGTGGAAACAAGCATCGTGCGCATGGACGTGCTTCTAAACGGCCAGCTGGTGGAGGAACTGTGCACCATCACGCACTCGAGCAAAGCGCAGAACCATGCGCGAGAGCTGGTGCTAAAGCTGAAGGAACTAATCCCCCGGCAGATGGTGCAGATTGCCATTCAAGCGGTGGTCGGGGGAAAGATTTTGGCCCGAGAAACTATCAAAGCCTACCGGAAGGATGTTACGGCCAAATTG TACGGTGGGGATGTTACGAGACGGATGAAGCTGTTGAAACAACAAtcagatggaaagaaaaagatgcGATCGATTGCAAACATAAATGTGCCGAGAGATACCTTTATAAAAGTGttaaaacgatag
- the LOC131262089 gene encoding vascular endothelial growth factor receptor 1-like produces the protein MDRTVRAVILVITGVGILSVLQSPALVSASDDEHGAPEIEPVDETILLSKGADMNFTCRSHEPIEWTHYASTHNWAPPYGVVDQYEADDPDKPYGAVLMLTNVSAVTVGRYYCVHKKAYNEEEVEELEEGPGEPREDRLDELVANYQATSVYVFVSDPEEPLVPIDLPVFHVNQYESFILPCKPTHPEVEVELYKDLEGDLIDQYKFSFTQGYELEFNRLEDGGSYYCQAKGQPEHRIHLQVTINEHYANDTANATVAGSSSPRYDLTTEDRHTTPPSIANVYPHSENSSHLPLPYPPVSEYLLKPTIHSDTKDHVPLGKRIRLVCRVNIRTGVRFTMEWETPAPQLQDNRIDIRPVKMEPVENVDHREYGSRELIIEKATAADDGTYKCVVKDHNDHTSSHSFKLNVRKTPEDYVFLREENNLNDINVRRTPNGRISPINIVIEYRSFPANISYYWSKDYALEISEENIGMFKGKYEVNRTDSYVKLKINSPMVEDTANYTLHVMAGNAENTRRMGVYVHDKPIVSMNSMFVKSGEDVTFKCRAIGYPRPDISFMFVPCLESPWKNCSIDARKKSSSWDSPSPDSVSERTARTQPSGTGESVVAKSRTYSLNANQPGVVYCRASNSEGDVFTQADLLVSPMEDAVTMKQVRPTTSEVTVGDQLMIICSALVYNHTNEITLELNGRDLQESDGVKMVYSGELYAWQAQLTIDHAAHEHSGDLYCKVKTMENNFETRVFHLEVLNPVAPQLLSGKSNESISVDLHDALQLECDIVGTPKPTIVWMKDDAPIVLEENSNRVQLTNTTLTFEYLKNEDYGTYECRAENKMGTIEKYWKVDMRSTVVRKSLLYATVGLLLLLIIAIVLVSLFYCKKKKEVKAMKEAGIVNFEEGNLGVYNPDLALDEQADLLPYNAEYEFPKDRLKLGKQLGTGAFGVVMKATATRIMVNEDETTVAVKMVKKQTDNEVMRALVSELKIMVHLGQHLNVVNLLGAVTKNIAKRELMVIVEYCRFGNIQNFLLKHRPYFIDQINQETGEIDSSIDKNQLRWSKCGYQYNSQGLKYVNLSFSTNNVNHHPLQHPPAFYHNHIDSGSTQQYVDPKKHLNSKGYVRHSGLQNMAMVDSCNTEVTAMTSVEVEDLNTANSNEPLWRSNYGMDYKGPARSVNTTDLVCWASQIASGMEYLASRKVLHGDLAARNILLCDDNVVKICDFGLARSMYKSDNYKKKGEAPLPFKWLALECISDNVFSTYSDVWAYGIVLWELFSLGKVPYPGMEANQELYNKLRDGYRMDKPQYSNQDIYDIMLNCWNVKPDSRPSFKDLKSRFNAMLPDELRDHYMELNEPYLQMNAEKVERGDTDYLANLGPPEEPAPTAPNYVNGIILPLPPISEIRNEKDYLKMSPTKSDSDEDHFDFTRFNSERHSPTIRNNLDTSPPNGSKRHKKRGLPEEIPMLEGGGGANRLSAVANGFNSDSETEATVGPKPRERTSKHNPEPEYMNVKNHKFGARAGNDEPTGANHEAISNPGYIALSMVDEKRC, from the exons ATGGACAGAACTGTAAGAGCTGTGATATTAGTCATTACGGGCGTCGGTATACTGAGCGTGCTCCAGAGTCCGGCGTTAGTTAGTG CTTCCGACGATGAGCATGGCGCACCGGAAATTGAACCTGTCGACGAGACGATCTTGCTGTCGAAAGGTGCCGACATGAACTTCACCTGCAGGTCACACGAACCGATCGAGTGGACACACTACGCCTCGACGCATAATTGG GCACCGCCGTACGGAGTGGTTGACCAGTATGAGGCAGACGATCCAGATAAACCGTACGGAGCCGTACTGATGCTGACGAACGTGTCAGCCGTGACGGTAGGTCGCTACTACTGCGTGCACAAGAAGGCTTACAACGAAGAAGAAGTGGAAGAGCTCGAGGAAGGGCCCGGAGAGCCACGGGAGGACAGGTTGGACGAGCTTGTGGCCAACTACCAGGCCACGTCCGTTTATGTGTTCGTGAGCGACCCCGAGGAACCACTGGTTCCGATCGATCTGCCCGTGTTTCACGTCAACCAGTACGAAAGCTTCATCCTGCCCTGCAAACCGACGCATCCAGAAGTCGAGGTTGAGCTGTACAAGGATCTCGAGGGC GATTTGATTGACCAATATAAGTTCAGTTTCACGCAAGGATACGAACTAGAGTTTAACAGGCTGGAGGACGGCGGTTCCTATTACTGCCAGGCGAAAGGCCAACCCGAGCACCGCATCCACTTGCAGGTGACGATCAACGAACACT ACGCCAACGACACGGCCAATGCCACGGTTGCCGGGAGTAGCTCCCCTCGTTATGACCTCACAACCGAAGACCGCCACACGACTCCACCGAGTATCGCCAATGTCTATCCTCATAGCGAGAACTCGTCACATCTTCCATTGCCTTATCCAC CCGTTTCCGAATACTTGTTGAAGCCCACCATTCACAGCGACACGAAAGATCATGTACCGCTCGGGAAGCGCATAAGGCTGGTGTGCCGAGTGAACATCCGTACTGGAGTTCGGTTCACGATGGAATGGGAGACTCCGGCGCCACAG TTGCAGGATAACCGGATCGATATTAGACCGGTAAAGATGgaaccggtggaaaatgtcGATCATCGTGAGTACGGTTCTCGGGAGCTGATCATCGAAAAAGCAACGGCTGCCGACGACGGAACTTATAAGTGCGTGGTAAAAGATCATAACGACCATACGAGCAGCCACAGCTTCAAACTGAACGTGAGGAAAACACCCGAGGACTATGTGTTTCTGCGCGAGGAAAACAACCTCAACGATATCAACGTGAGACGGACGCCCAATGGACGCATATCACCGATTAACATCGTTATCGAGTACCGGTCGTTTCCAGCCAACATCTCCTACTACTGGTCAAAGGACTATGCATTGGAGATTTCAGAGGAGAACATCGGCATGTTTAAGGGCAAGTACGAAGTCAACCGTACAGATTCGTACGTTAAGCTGAAGATCAACAGTCCGATGGTTGAAGACACGGCAAACTACACGCTACACGTTATGGCCGGTAACGCAGAAAATACGCGGCGTATGGGTGTTTACGTTCACG ATAAACCGATTGTCTCGATGAATAGTATGTTTGTCAAATCGGGCGAAGACGTAACATTCAAATGCCGTGCCATCGGCTATCCACGTCCAGacatttcttttatgtttgtcCCGTGTCTCGAGTCGCCGTGGAAAAACTGCTCCATTGATGCCAGAAAGAAAAGTAGCAGTTGGGAT TCACCGAGCCCGGATAGCGTTTCGGAGCGAACTGCAAGAACG CAACCAAGTGGAACGGGCGAATCGGTAGTCGCCAAATCCCGTACGTACTCCCTTAATGCTAATCAGCCCGGAGTTGTGTACTGTAGGGCCTCCAACTCGGAGGGTGATGTATTTACGCAGGCAGATCTGCTCGTCAGCCCCATGGAGGACGCGGTCACAATGAAACAGGTACGCCCAACGACTTCGGAGGTCACCGTTGGCGATCAGTTGATGATCATTTGCTCGGCACTCGTGTACAATCACACCAACGAGATCACGCTCGAGCTCAACGGCCGCGATTTACAAGAGTCGGACGGTGTGAAAATGGTGTACTCCGGTGAGTTGTATGCCTGGCAGGCTCAGCTCACGATCGATCACGCAGCGCACGAGCACTCCGGGGATCTGTACTGCAAGGTGAAGACTATGGAGAACAACTTCGAAACCAGGGTGTTCCATCTGGAGGTGCTCAATCCGGTGGCTCCGCAGCTACTGTCgggaaaatcgaacgaaaGCATCTCGGTTGACCTCCACGATGCACTCCAGCTGGAGTGTGACATCGTCGGTACACCGAAACCAACCATCGTTTGGATGAAGGACGATGCACCGATTGTGTTGGAAGAAAATAGCAACCGGGTGCAGCTAACAAACACGACGCTGACCTTTGAGTACCTCAAGAACGAAGATTACGGTACATATGAGTGCCGAGCGGAGAATAAAATGGGCACGATCGAGAAGTACTGGAAGGTGGATATGCGCA GTACCGTTGTAAGAAAATCTTTGCTTTACGCAACCGTGGGCCTACTATTGCTGCTAATCATTGCGATCGTGCTGGTATCACTGTTCTACtgcaagaaaaagaaggaagtgAAGGCCATGAAGGAGGCCGGAATCGTGAACTTCGAGGAGGGTAACCTTGGTGTTTACAACCCCGATCTGGCACTGGACGAACAGGCGGATCTACTACCGTACAACGCGGAGTACGAGTTTCCGAAGGATCGCCTCAAGCTCGGCAAACAGTTGGGAACCGGTGCGTTCGGTGTAGTGATGAAGGCCACCGCTACCCGCATAATGGTGAACGAGGACGAAACAACCGTCGCGGTGAAGATGGTTAAGAAGCAAACCGACAATGAAGTGATGCGAGCCTTGGTTTCCGAGCTCAAGATCATGGTTCACCTGGGACAGCACCTTAACGTGGTGAACCTACTTGGAGCGGTTACGAAAAACATTGCCAAAC GTGAACTTATGGTGATTGTGGAATACTGTCGATTCGGTAACATACAAAACTTCCTTCTGAAACACCGTCCCTACTTTATCGACCAGATAAACCAGGAAACGGGGGAAATTGATTCCTCCATCGATAAAAATCAGTTGCGCTGGTCAAAATGTGGCTACCAATACAACAG TCAGGgcttgaaatatgtaaatctttcgttttccaccaacAATGTTAATCATCATCCGCTCCAACATCCGCCCGCTTTCTACCATAATCACATCGACAGCGGATCGACCCAGCAATACGTCGACCCGAAGAAGCATCTGAACTCGAAGGGCTACGTGCGCCACTCGGGACTACAGAACATGGCTATGGTGGACAGTTGCAACACGGAGGTGACCGCAATGACGTCGGTGGAAG TGGAAGATCTGAACACTGCCAATTCGAACGAACCCCTGTGGCGGTCTAATTACGGCATGGATTACAAGGGTCCTGCTCGATCCGTCAACACGACCGATCTGGTCTGTTGGGCGTCACAGATCGCAAGCGGAATGGAATACCTTGCCTCGCGGAAGGTCCTGCACGGTGATCTGGCCGCCCGTAATATCCTGCTGTGCGATGACAATGTGGTAAAGATTTGCGACTTTGGACTGGCCCGGTCGATGTACAAGAGTGATAACTACAAGAAGAAGGGCGAGGCGCCACTACCCTTCAAGTGGCTCGCTCTGGAGTGCATCAGCGACAACGTGTTCAGCACGTATTCGGACGTCTGGGCGTACGGAATCGTGCTGTGGGAACTGTTCTCACTCGGGAAGGTGCCGTACCCGGGCATGGAGGCAAACCAGGAGCTATACAACAAACTGCGGGATGGGTACCGGATGGATAAGCCACAGTATTCGAATCAGGATATCTATGACATCATGCTGAACTGTTGGAACGTGAAGCCTGATTCGCGTCCATCGTTTAAGGATCTGAAGAGCCGTTTCAACGCAATGCTGCCCGACGAACTGCGGGAT CATTACATGGAACTAAACGAACCTTACCTGCAGATGAACGCAGAGAAAGTTGAACGTGGTGATACCGACTACCTAGCCAATCTGGGTCCTCCGGAAGAGCCAGCTCCAACAGCACCAAACTACGTGAATGGCATTATTTTACCGTTACCACCAA TTTCAGAAataagaaatgaaaaagattACCTAAAAATGTCCCCCACCAAATCGGACTCGGACGAGGACCATTTCGATTTCACGAGGTTCAACAGCGAGCGCCATTCGCCCACCATTCGCAACAATCTCGACACTAGTCCACCGAACGGTAGCAAACGGCACAAAAAGCGTGGCCTCCCGGAAGAGATACCAATGCTGGAGGGGGGAGGCGGGGCGAATCGGCTCTCAGCGGTGGCCAACGGATTCAACTCCGACTCAGAAACGGAAGCCACCGTAGGCCCAAAGCCGCGGGAACGTACCAGCAAGCACAATCCCGAGCCGGAGTATATGAACGTGAAGAACCACAAATTTGGCGCTCGGGCGGGTAACGACGAGCCGACGGGTGCCAACCACGAAGCGATCAGTAATCCCGGATACATTGCATTAAGTATGGTCGACGAGAAACGCTGCTAG